A DNA window from Impatiens glandulifera chromosome 7, dImpGla2.1, whole genome shotgun sequence contains the following coding sequences:
- the LOC124945318 gene encoding preprotein translocase subunit SCY1, chloroplastic, with translation MSITVGGVSASSSSSATCWPIRFNHFSSVSRTSFRYSSKLQNLVYRGSLTVHSKPAWQSGLSGSNGYHGSDFDPLGINPDTSFGLGDAWENLLGLITQKLESSSSGTRKDKPSARGVAAAIEDTSIDFGDFFKGPLPGKFLMLLGYLALSRLGIYIPLGGVNREAFAGNLDQNSLLSTLDTFSGGGIGRLGICSLGIVPFINAQIVFQLLSQIYPKLQDLQKREGEAGRKKILQYTRYASVGFAIVQAIGQVLFLRPYVEDFSTQWALSSVTLLTLGAVLTTYIGERISDLKLGNGTSLLIFTSIISYLPASFGRTATQAYQDGNYVGLVGILVSFFLLVLSIVYVQEAERKIPINYASRYTSKSGGLQRSAYLPFKVNSSGVMPIIFSTSSLALPATVARFTGIGVLKNAAVALNPGGSLYLPTNILLIAFFNYYYTFLQLDPDDVSEQLKRQGASIPLVRPGKSTAAYIKTVLSRISVLGSAFLAILAAGPAAIEQITHLTAFRGFAGTSVLILVGCATDTARKVQAEIISQKYKNIEMYDSDKYGQ, from the exons ATGTCGATAACTGTCGGAGGGGTGAGTGCTTCTTCATCTTCCTCCGCAACCTGTTGGCCTATTCGGTTCAATCACTTTTCTTCGGTCTCCCGGACCTCCTTTAGATATTCTTCAAAGCTCCAAAATTTAGTCTACAGAGGCAGCCTTACTGTTCACAGTAAACCAGCATGGCAATCGGGACTGAGCGGCTCAAACGG CTACCACGGCTCCGATTTTGATCCATTGGGAATAAACCCAGATACTTCATTTGGTCTGGGTGATGCTTGGGAAAATTTATTAGGTTTGATTACACAGAAACTGGAGAGTTCATCATCTGGTACAAGAAAGGACAAACCTTCAGCTAGAGGAGTGGCAG CTGCAATCGAAGATACTTCTATTGATTTTGGGGACTTCTTCAAAGGCCCATTGCCAGGAAAGTTTCTTATGCTTTTAGGATATTTGGCCTTATCCCGGCTTGGAATTTACATACCACTTGGGGGAGTAAATCGCGAGGCATTTGCTGGAAATCTAGATCAAAACAGTTTGTTGAGCACTTTGGATACGTTCTCTGGTGGAGGCATTGGTCGATTAGGCATATGTTCTCTTGGAATTGTTCCTTTCATCAATGCACAGATTGTTTTCCAGCTTCTCTCCCAAATCTACCCAAAATTGCAAGACCTTCAGAAAAGGGAAGGTGAAGCAGGAAGAAAGAAAATTCTTCAGTACACTCGCTATGCTTCGGTTGGTTTTGCCATTGTACAG GCAATTGGTCAAGTTCTTTTTCTCCGTCCATACGTAGAAGATTTCAGCACACAGTGGGCTCTATCTTCTGTTACATTGTTAACACTTGGTGCAGTACTCACTACATATATTGGAGAACGAATTTCCGATCTAAAACTTGGGAATGGAACTTCGCTTTTGATCTTTACGAGCATTATATCGTACTTGCCAGCATCTTTTGGTAGGACGGCTACCCAAGCTTATCAAGATGGAAACTATGTTGGACTTGTGGGAATCCTTGTCTCATTTTTCCTGTTGGTTCTTAGTATTGTGTATGTTCAG GAAGCTGAGAGGAAAATCCCTATTAATTATGCTTCAAGATATACTAGCAAGAGTGGAGGCCTGCAGAGATCTGCTTATTTACCCTTTAAG GTGAACAGCTCAGGTGTAATGCCAATTATCTTCTCCACTTCATCATTAGCTCTTCCAGCCACTGTAGCACGATTCACAGGCATAGGTGTTCTGAAAAACGCTGCTGTGGCCTTAAATCCAGGCG GTTCTCTATATCTCCCTACAAACATTTTGTTGATAGCCTTCTTTAACTACTATTACACTTTTCTACAATTGGACCCTGATGATGTCAGCGAACAGCTAAAACGACAGGGTGCATCGATTCCACTTGTCCGGCCTGGAAAAAGCACTGCTGCATACATTAAGACG GTCCTAAGTCGAATATCAGTACTGGGATCTGCATTTTTGGCAATTTTAGCTGCGGGTCCTGCTGCCATTGAACAGATAACTCATTTGACTGCATTTCGAGGATTTGCTGGAACTTCGGTTCTGATTCTGGTTGGTTGTGCCACAGATACAGCAAGAAAAGTTCAAGCTGAAATCATATCTCAGAAGTACAAGAACATTGAGATGTATGACAGTGACAAGTATGGTCAATAG
- the LOC124944597 gene encoding cyclic nucleotide-gated ion channel 17-like, with the protein MELKKGNLVRFYTSGSSDQKQHVLWGRNDPSDLEMPSGGLGKSKISGAVKLGRPKLFPEEPEPWQKRILDPGSEIVLQWNRVFIFWCLVALFVDPLYFYLPSIGGSKDMWCVKSDLNLRIIVTCFRTVADFFYFLHVIIKFRTAYVAPSSRVFGRGELVMDPKRIARRYVRSGFFIDLIATLPLPQIVIWFIIPATRNSRSDQNNNALALIVLLQYIPRLYLIFPLSSQIIKATGFVTKTVWAGAAYNLVLYMLASHVLGASWYLLSIDRYMSCLKSRCKGELDPLKCMSDYLDCDTTSNERNIWINSTSIFKRCDPENIMSTFNYGLFEKAVTKEVVSSNFIKKYFYCLWWGLQNLSSYGQNLSTSTFIGETAFAILIAILGLVLFAHLIGNMQTYLQSITVRLEEWRLKRRDTEEWMKHRQLPEDLRRRVRSFVQYKWLATRGVDEESILRGLPTDLRRDIQRHLCLDLVRRVPFFSQMDDQLLDAICERLVSSLSTQGTYLVREGDPVTEMLFIIRGKLESSTTNGGRTGFFNTISLGPGDFCGEELLSWALLPKSSVNMPTSTRTVIALGEVEAFALIAEDLKFVANQFRRLHSKKLQHTFRFYSHHWRTWAACFIQAAWRRHKRRLLAKDLAKDPTAMELFLLESEEGEETLPSSPMAKMNIGVTILASRFAANTRRGVLKGKLLRVSKLQKPEEPDFSVEPDDD; encoded by the exons ATGGAGCTGAAGAAAGGAAATCTAGTGAG GTTCTATACTAGTGGAAGTAGTGATCAGAAGCAGCATGTTCTTTGGGGTAGAAATGATCCTTCTGACCTAGAAATGCCATCTGGGGGTTTAGGCAAGAGTAAAATCAGTGGAGCAGTTAAATTAGGAAGACCTAAGTTGTTTCCGGAGGAGCCTGAGCCATGGCAAAAGCGAATTCTGGATCCAGGAAGTGAAATTGTGCTGCAATGGaatagggtttttattttttggtgtTTGGTTGCACTCTTTGTTGATCCACTATATTTCTACTTGCCTAGCATAGGAGGGAGTAAAGATATGTGGTGTGTGAAGAGTGATTTGAATCTCAGAATTATAGTCACCTGTTTCCGAACTGTTGCAGATTTCTTCTACTTTTTGCATGTTATTATAAAGTTTAGAACAGCTTATGTTGCTCCAAGCTCTCGGGTCTTTGGAAGAGGTGAACTTGTTATGGATCCCAAGAGGATTGCTCGGAGGTATGTTAGGTCTGGTTTCTTCATTGATCTTATCGCAACATTACCCCTCCCTCAG ATTGTGATCTGGTTTATAATACCTGCCACAAGAAATTCGCGATCTGATCAAAATAACAATGCACTGGCTCTTATTGTTCTACTCCAATACATACCAAGGCTCTATCTTATTTTCCCATTAAGTTCTCAAATTATTAAAGCAACAGGATTCGTCACAAAAACTGTTTGGGCAGGAGCTGCTTATAATTTAGTTCTCTACATGTTGGCTAGCCAT GTTTTGGGGGCTTCATGGTATTTGCTGTCCATAGATCGTTACATGTCATGTTTGAAATCCAGGTGCAAAGGGGAGCTTGATCCTTTAAAATGCATGTCTGACTATTTGGATTGTGATACTACTAGCAACGAACGGAACATCTGGATAAACTCTACAAGTATATTCAAGAGATGTGATCCTGAGAACATTATGTCTACTTTCAACTATGGGTTATTTGAGAAAGCTGTGACCAAAGAAGTTGTTTCCTCAAATTTCATCAAGAAATATTTCTATTGCCTGTGGTGGGGATTGCAGAATTTAAG TTCATATGGGCAAAATTTGTCAACGAGCACATTTATTGGTGAAACAGCATTTGCGATACTAATAGCCATCTTGGGTCTTGTATTATTTGCACATCTTATTGGGAATATGCAG ACATATCTGCAATCGATAACGGTGAGACTTGAGGAATGGAGGCTGAAACGTCGAGACACAGAGGAGTGGATGAAACATCGTCAACTACCAGAGGATCTGAGACGGAGGGTAAGAAGTTTTGTTCAGTATAAATGGCTTGCAACAAGAGGAGTAGATGAGGAATCTATTCTTCGAGGCTTACCTACCGATCTTCGTCGTGATATTCAACGCCATTTATGCTTGGACCTTGTTCGTCGG GTTCCGTTTTTCTCACAAATGGATGATCAATTGCTCGACGCAATATGCGAACGTTTAGTCTCCTCCTTAAGCACTCAAGGCACCTATCTCGTTAGAGAAGGCGACCCAGTAACAGAAATGCTCTTCATAATCCGAGGGAAACTAGAAAGCTCCACCACAAATggaggcagaaccggtttcttCAACACAATATCTTTAGGCCCTGGGGATTTCTGCGGTGAGGAGCTTCTTTCATGGGCACTCCTTCCAAAATCGAGCGTAAATATGCCAACTTCAACACGAACTGTAATAGCGCTCGGGGAAGTCGAAGCCTTTGCTCTAATAGCCGAAGATTTAAAATTTGTAGCTAACCAATTCAGACGGCTCCACAGCAAGAAGCTGCAACACACATTCCGATTCTATTCCCACCATTGGAGAACGTGGGCTGCCTGTTTCATACAAGCTGCTTGGAGGCGGCACAAGAGGCGGTTATTGGCTAAAGATCTGGCTAAAGATCCAACCGCTATGGAATTGTTTTTGTTGGAGAGTGAGGAGGGTGAGGAGACTCTGCCTAGTTCTCCAATGGCGAAAATGAACATTGGAGTCACCATATTGGCCTCTAGATTTGCAGCAAATACTAGGAGAGGTGTTCTTAAGGGGAAATTGTTAAGGGTGTCTAAGTTACAGAAACCTGAAGAACCTGATTTCTCTGTTGAACCGGATGATGACTAA
- the LOC124944599 gene encoding uncharacterized protein LOC124944599, whose product MSRRSGDCLRYCLVVFAVVSALCVSGPALYWKFKKGMKLDVVPPSCSPCICDCPPPLSLLKIAPGLANLSVADCGGNDPDVKEEMGKHLVELLREELKLQEAVGEEHAVHKNLTLVEARRAASQYQKEAEKCNVATETCEQARERSEALLIKEKKMTYSWERRARQLGWEGE is encoded by the exons ATGTCGAGGCGATCAGGGGATTGCTTGAGGTATTGTTTGGTGGTTTTCGCAGTTGTCTCGGCTCTTTGCGTCTCTGGTCCGGCTCTTTACTGGAAATTCAAGAAGGGGATGAAGCTGGATGTTGTTCCCCCTTCTTGCAGTCCTTGCATCTGTGATTGTCCTCCTCCTCTCTCTCTTCTTAAGATTGCACCTG GATTGGCCAATCTCTCTGTTGCAG ATTGCGGAGGGAATGATCCTGATGTAAAGGAAGAGATGGGGAAGCATTTGGTAGAGCTGTTGAGAGAAGAACTGAAGCTACAAGAGGCAGTTGGGGAAGAACACGCCGTTCACAAGAATTTAACCTTGGTGGAAGCAAGAAGGGCAGCATCCCAGTACCAAAAGGAGGCAGAGAAGTGTAATGTTGCCACAGAAACTTGTGAGCAGGCCAGAGAGAGGTCCGAGGCTTTGTTGATTAAGGAAAAGAAGATGACTTATTCATGGGAGAGAAGAGCCAGGCAACTTGGTTGGGAAGGAGAATAA